TGATGTTTTTGTCGTTTGCCTGCCGGGGATCGATCTCGGCGAGCAGGATGGAATCGGCGTCATCCGGCAGGCGTTCGAAAGATCCGTCCGGCCGGGTGATCTGACTGCAACCGGTAAAGCGCATTTCCTTGCCTTGTCGCAATTCCGCGCCGCCGCGGTTGGCGGTGACGGTGAAGACGCGGTTTTCGAGACTGCGAGTTACCATGGCATTCTGACAAAACGGCAGGACCAGGTTGGCCGGGTGCAGCAGAATTTGGGCGCCCTGCAAGGCCAGACTGCGCGCCGATTCCGGAAAATACCAATCGAAACAGACCATCATGCCCAGGCGGACGCCGTTGATTTCATGCACGGAAAACGGCTCCCGGCCGGGGGTGAACAGCCCCAATTCATCCATGAAGAGGTGGATTTTGCGATAGACCGCGAGCATCCCGTTCGGTCCGACGAGAGCCGCCGAGTTGAAAAACAGATCGCCCAGGCGCTCGGGGAAGCCGTAGCACAACAGCGTGCCGGTGGCGGCGGCCAGTTCGATCATCCAGGCGGCGGTTTCGCCGTCGAGCGGCTCGGCCAGGCGGGCCAGTTCCTCGCGGGAATGAAAAACGTAACCGGTGAAAGCGACCTCGGGCAGGACCGCCAGATCGGCGCGAGCCCGGCGCACCAGTTCGCCGGCCCGCCGGCGGTTTTCCGCCACCCGGCCGAATTCGGGAGTCAGTTGGATCGCCGCGATTCGCATGGGCCTACTTTGCCTGGAGGGTTGCGCCGGAGCAAGAGGCTTTCTATGGTGAGCATGAATTCCATCGGATTACCTTGAAGAAACCGGGGAGATCATGAAGCAAACTTACGGATGGCCTCGCCTTGTCGCTCGGCTGTTTTTTCTCGCCGTGCTGATCGCTGCGATCAGCATGGCCGTAGCCTGGGATGACAGCCACGCGGCGAAGCGAACCCAATTCCGCGATGCCGAAACCGCGTTGGCCCAGAAACAAAAAGCCAAGGCGATCAAACTTTTCACCGACCTGGCGCGAAGCGATTGGCCGGCGGCCGATTGGGCGGTCGTTCGCCTGGTGGAAATCGGGGCGGCCGGTCAGGACCGCGGCATGCAAACGACCTGGCGGAGTTACCTGGTCGAACAGATGCCGTACAGCCGCTATCGCC
This Myxococcales bacterium DNA region includes the following protein-coding sequences:
- a CDS encoding acyltransferase; the encoded protein is MRIAAIQLTPEFGRVAENRRRAGELVRRARADLAVLPEVAFTGYVFHSREELARLAEPLDGETAAWMIELAAATGTLLCYGFPERLGDLFFNSAALVGPNGMLAVYRKIHLFMDELGLFTPGREPFSVHEINGVRLGMMVCFDWYFPESARSLALQGAQILLHPANLVLPFCQNAMVTRSLENRVFTVTANRGGAELRQGKEMRFTGCSQITRPDGSFERLPDDADSILLAEIDPRQANDKNITISNHLLKDRRPELYFLDRGNSRFGD